In Pseudomonas sp. PDNC002, the DNA window CGGACTACAGCCTGTTCCACCTCAACGTCTATGCGCTGTATCCGTCGCGCCAGTATCTCGATGCGAAGATTCGCACCTGGGTGGAGTTTCTGCGCGACTGCGTGCCCGGCATGCTGGAAGAGCACGAGCGGATGATGGTCCAGCACGGTCGTACTGCTTTGGTCTGAGGTCCGCCTGCGAGCGCCAGAAGCCGCGCTTATGGGGCCCATCAGCATGGGGCCCTAGTGGTAAGACCATGGTCGAATGGCCCGGGGAAGGGTGTCGCCGTTACAACTGACGGCAACAAAAACAACACTCTTCACCGAGGTAAAACGCCATGACAGCGGCATCCGTGTACCCCGTGCGTCCCGAAGTGGCCGCGACCACTCTGACCGACGAGGCCACCTACAAGAAGCTGTACCAGCAGTCGGTGGTCAACCCCGACGGCTTCTGGCGCGAACAGGCCCAGCGCATCGACTGGATCAAGCCGTTCACCAAGGTCAAGCAGACCTCCTTCGACGACCACCACGTCGACATCAAGTGGTTTGCCGACGGCACCTTGAACCTCTCCTACAACTGCCTCGACCGTCACCTGGCCGAGCGCGGCGACCAGCTCGCCATCATCTGGGAAGGCGACGATCCTTCCGAACACAAGGAAATCACCTACCGCGAACTGCACGAGCAGGTCTGCAAGTTCGCCAACGCCCTGCGCGGCCAGGACGTGCACCGTGGCGACGTGGTGACCATCTACATGCCGATGATTCCCGAAGCCGTGGTCGCCATGCTGGCCTGCGCCCGTATCGGCGCGATCCACTCCGTGGTGTTCGGCGGCTTCTCCCCCGAAGCCCTGGCTGGCCGCATCATCGACTGCCGCTCCAAAGTTGTGATCACTGCGGACGAAGGCCTGCGTGGCGGCAAGAAAACCCCGCTGAAGGCCAACGTCGACGACGCGCTGACCAACCCGGAAACCAACAGCGTGCAGAAGATCATCGTCTGCAAGCGCACCGGTTCGAACATCAAGTGGAACCAGCACCGCGACGTGTGGTTCGAGGACCTGATGAAGGTCGCCGGCTCCACCTGCGCGCCGAAGGAAATGGGCGCCGAGGACCCGCTGTTCATCCTCTACACCTCCGGCTCCACCGGCAAACCCAAGGGCGTGCTGCACACCACCGGCGGCTACCTGGTCTACGCCTCGCTGACCCACGAGCGCGTGTTCGACTACCGTCCGGGCGAAGTCTTCTGGTGCACCGCCGACATCGGCTGGGTCACCGGCCACACCTATGTCGTCTACGGCCCGCTGGCCAATGGCGCGACCACCGTGCTGTTCGAGGGCGTGCCGAACTACCCGGACATCTCCCGCGTTGCGAAGATCGTCGACAAGCACAAGGTCAACATCCTCTACACCGCACCGACCGCCATCCGCGCCATGATGGCCGAGGGCAAGGCCGCGGTCGAAGGCGCTGACGGTTCCAGCCTGCGCCTGCTGGGTTCGGTGGGCGAGCCGATCAACCCGGAAGCCTGGCAGTGGTACTACGAGACCGTCGGCCAGTCGCGCTGCCCGATCGTCGACACCTGGTGGCAGACCGAAACCGGCGCCTGCCTGATGACCCCGCTGCCGGGCGCCCACGGCCTGAAGCCGGGCTCCGCCGCCAAGCCGTTCTTCGGCGTGGTGCCGGCTTTGGTGGATAACCTGGGCAACATCCTGGAAGGGGCCACCGAGGGCAACCTGGTGATCCTGGACTCCTGGCCGGGCCAGGCGCGCACCCTGTACGGCGACCACGACCGCTACGTGGACACCTACTTCAAGACCTTCAAGGGCATGTACTTCACCGGCGACGGCGCCCGTCGCGACGAGGACGGCTACTACTGGATCACCGGCCGCGTCGATGACGTGCTGAACGTCTCCGGCCACCGCATGGGCACCGCCGAGATCGAGAGCGCTCTGGTGGCCCACCCGAAAGTCGCCGAGGCCGCGGTGGTTGGCGTGCCGCACGACATCAAGGGGCAGGGCATCTATGTCTACGTCACCCTGAATGCCGGGGAGGAAACCAACGAGCAGCTGCGCCAGGAGCTGCGTGCCTGGGTCCGCAAGGAAATCGGCCCGATCGCCACTCCGGACGTGATCCAGTGGGCGCCCGGCCTGCCGAAGACCCGCTCGGGCAAGATCATGCGCCGCATCCTGCGCAAGATCGCCACGGCCGAGTACGACACCTTGGGTGACATCTCCACCCTGGCCGATCCGGGTGTGGTGCAGCACCTGATCGACACGCACCAGGCCATGCGCGCGGCCTGATCTGCCAGCCGATGAAAAACGCCCCGCTTGCCGGGGCGTTTTTCTTTTTGTGCTTTTGTAGAAGGGGCGCCTGTTCCTGACTCGTGAGCTTATTCAAGTATGGCGCGGCGGCGGGGCAATCGCGCACGGAGTCCGCTCCTACAATGATCAACAGCCCCTCACCCTAACCCTCTCCAGCAAGCGGGAGAGGGGACCGTTTGGTGCAGGAGGAAACCTCGGCATCAGCCGACACAATCGGCTCCCTCTCCCTCTGGGAGAGGGCTGGGGTGAGGGACGGCCCAGGCACGGACTTACCTGAAGAAGACAGTTGCTCCTACAGTGTGCTTCCTGCCCATCGGTAACATTTCCCTGCGACAAAATGAGGCGCCAGGAAACAATTCGCACAGCTTCGGTGCGACTTTTCTGTCTGTGCGGAATGAGTCAATATCGCGCACCCCGCGCAGGACCTGCGATTTCATATTTGTGGCCCAATTTCTGCAGGTAAATTGGGTTTTACTACTCGCTTTCAGATCACGTAAAATCCGCGCCGTCAAGCCGCCGGGGCTCTGTCTCCGGCGCTTCTATAATTACTTGTCGCATTGAAGAAATAACCGCTCCGGGGCTGTCGCTAGAATGCCGCTCACCCCGGTAGGCGCGCTTTTCACAAGAATCGCGCCGGCAATGCGCAGACGAACAATAACCTTCACTTCTGCACGGGCAGCCTGGGCCAACCCCTTTCTCCTGCCAATCGAAGTCCTACCCTCGAAGGAGTTACTGATGAAGAAGTTTGCACTTCTCGGTGCGCTGGCCCTGTCCGCGCTTTCCCTGGTTGCCCACGCTGACGACAAGCCGGTCCGCATCGGCATCGAAGCCGGTTACCCGCCTTTCTCCTTCAAGACTCCCGACGGCAAGCTCGCCGGCTTCGACGTGGATATCGGCAACGCCCTGTGCGAAGAAATGAAGGTCAAGTGCACTTGGGTCGAGCAGGAATTCGACGGCCTGATCCCGGCGCTGAAGGTCCGCAAGATCGACGCCATCCTCTCGTCCATGACCATCACCGACGAGCGCAAGAAGTCCGTCGACTTCACCAACAAGTACTACCACACCCCCGCGCGCTTCGTGATGAAGGAAGGCGTGACCCTGAACGACCCGCTGGTCGACCTGAAGGGCAAGAAGGTCGGTGTGCTGCGCGCTTCGACCCATGACCGTTATGCCACCGACGTCCTGGCGCCGGCCGGCATCGAAGTCGTGCGCTACAACTCCCAGAACGAAGCCAACATGGACCTGGTCTCCGGCCGCATCGACGCGACCATGGCCGACTCGGTCAACCTCGACGACGGCTTCCTGAAAACCGACGCCGGCAAGGGCTACGCCTTCGTAGGTCCGGAATACAACGATCCGAAGTACTTCGGTGGTGGCGCCGGCATCGCCGTGCGCAAGGGCGATACCGCCCTGGCCGAGAAATTCAACGCGGCCATCGCCGGCATCCGTGCCAACGGCAAGTACAAGGAAGTACAGGACAAGTACTTCAAGTTCGACGTCTACGGCGAGAACTGATCCACGTCCAGAAGTGGCGCAAACCCAGGCCCGGTCCTGAAGTTTGTGCCACTTTTTTATTGGGGGCGATCCGTCAGGTGGCGGGCGCCCTGCAGCGTCCGTGCGGTTGCGGGCGGCTTCCGGTCTAGAGGTGCGAAACTATGTTCAATGGCTACGGAGCCACCATCGTCGATGGTGCCTGGCTGACGCTTCAGCTATCCCTGCTGTCGATGGCCCTGGCAATCGCGTTGGGCCTGCTCGGTGCGGCCATCCGCCTGTCGCCGGTGAAGTGGCTGGCCTGGTGCGGCGACCTCTATTCCACCGTGATCCGCGGCGTGCCGGACCTGGTGCTGATCCTGCTGATCTTCTACGGCGGCCAGGCTGCGGTGAACTGGGTCGCGCCGATGGTCGGCTATGACGACTACATCGATCTCAACCCCTTCGCCTCCGGCGTCGGCACCCTGGGCTTCATCTTCGGTGCCTACCTGTCCGAAACCTTCCGTGGCGCCTTCATGGCCATCCCGAAAGGGCAGGGCGAGGCCGGCTTCGCCTATGGCATGAGCGGGCTTCAGGTGTTCTTCCGCATCCAGGTGCCGCAGATGATCCGCCTGGCCATTCCGGGCTTCACCAACAACTGGCTGGTGCTGGTCAAGGCCACCGCGCTGATCTCCGTGGTCGGCCTGCAGGACATGATGTTCAAGGCCAAGCAGGCCTCGGACGCCACCCGCGAACCCTTCACCTATTTCCTCGCCGTGGCGGCGCTGTATCTGGTGGTCACCAGCGTTTCCCTGGTGCTGCTGCGCATGCTCGAACGCCGTTATTCGGTCGGCGTGAAAGTCGCCGAGCTTTGAGTCAGAGGACGCCATCGTGATATTCGACTTCTCCGTCATCTGGGACAGCCTGCCGCTCTACTTCAGCGGCCTGCTGGTAACCCTCAAGCTGCTGGCCATCTCGCTGTTCTTCGGCCTGCTCGCGGCGGTGCCGCTGGCGCTGATGCGCTGTTCGAAGAACCCGGCGGTGAACCTGCCCGCCTGGCTCTACACCTACGTGATCCGCGGCACCCCGATGCTGGTGCAGCTGTTCCTCATCTATTACGGCCTGGCGCAATTCGCCGTGGTGCGCGAAAGCTTCCTCTGGCCGTGGCTGTCCAACGCCACCTTCTGCGCCTGCGCCGCGTTCGCCATCAACACCAGCGCCTATACCGCCGAGATCCTCGCCGGCAGCATTCGCGCCACACCCCATGGTGAGATCGAAGCCGCCAAGGCCATGGGCATGTCGCGCCTGAAGATGTATCGCCGCATCCTGCTGCCCTCGGCCCTGCGCCGCGCGCTGCCGCAGTACAGCAACGAAGTGATCATGATGCTGCAGACCACCAGCCTGGCGTCCATCGTCACCCTGGTGGACATCACCGGCGCCGCGCGCACCGTGTACTCGCAGTACTACCTGCCGTTCGAGGCGTTCATCACCGCCGGCATCTTCTACCTGATCATGACCTTCACCCTGGTGCGCCTGTTCAAGCTGGCCGAGCGCCGCTGGCTGGCCTATCTCGCGCCGCGCAAGCACTGAGGAAAAGACCGTGGAACGTATCGATCATCTGCTGCCGTGGAGCAGCCTGGGTAGCGAGCGCCGCCTGAGCGTGTTCCGCTACGGCAAGGGCCCGCGCAAGGTCTATATCCAGTCCAGCCTGCACGCCGACGAGCTGCCGGGCATGCGCACCGCCTGGGAACTCAAACAGCGCCTGGCCGACCTCGAGTCGCGCGGGCAACTGAACTGCGTCGTCGAACTGGTGCCGGTGGCCAACCCCATCGGCCTGGGCCAGACCCTGCAGGCCAGCCACCTGGGCCGTTTCGAGTTCGGCAGCGGGAAGAACTTCAACCGCGATTTCGTCGAGCTGAGCGCTCTGGTTGCCGAGCGTGTCGGTGAAAAGCTGGGCGCTGACGAAGCCGCCAACGTCGAGCTGATCCGTCAGGCCATGCGTGATGGCCTCGACGCGCTGCCGCCGGCTTCGTCCGAGCTGCAGGGCATGCAGCGCATACTGCTGCGCCATGCCTGTGATGCCGAGGTCGTACTCGACCTGCACTGCGATTTCGACGCCGCCATCCATGTCTATGCGATCCCGCAGCACTGGCCGCGCTGGAAGTCCCTGGCCGCACGCCTGAAGGCTGGCGTGGCGCTGCTCGCCGAAGATTCCGGCGGCAGTTCCTTCGATGAATCCTGCTCGCTGCCCTGGCTGCGCCTGTCGCAGGCCTTCCCGCAGGCGGCGATTCCGCTGGCGTGCCTGGCGACCACGGTCGAGCTGGGTGGCGTGGGCGATACCCGCGTCGACCAGGCGCAGGACAACTGCGAAGCCATCCTCGGCTTCCTGGCCGAGCAGGGCCTGATCGCCGGCGACTGGCCGGCAGCCCCGGCTGAATGCTGCGAAGGCATGCCGTTCGAAGGCACCGAATACCTCTACGCGCCCCACGTCGGTGTCGTGAGCTTCCTGCGCAAGGCGGGGGAGTGGGTGGAGAAGGGCGACGCGCTGTTCGAGGTGGTCGACCCGCTGAACGACAAGGTCAGCACCGTACGCGCCGGGACCTCCGGCGTGCTGTTCGCCATCGAGCGTGGGCGCTACGCCCAGCCAGGGCTTTGGCTGGCCAAGGTGGCCGGGCGTGAGCCGTTCCGCAAGGGCCGGCTGATCAACGACTGAATTCGAGAACCGACACCATGTACAAACTTGAAATCCAGGACCTGCACAAGCGCTACGGCACCCACGAGGTGCTCAAGGGCGTCTCCATGGCGGCCAAGGCAGGCGACGTGATCAGCATCATCGGCTCCTCCGGCTCGGGCAAGAGCACCTTCCTGCGCTGCATCAACCTGCTGGAGCAGCCCCACGCCGGCAAGATCCTGCTCAATGGCGAAGAGCTCAAGCTCGTGCCGAACAAGGACGGTGCGCTCAAGGCCGCCGACGCCAAGCAGCTGCAGCGCATGCGCTCGCGCCTGTCGATGGTGTTCCAGCACTTCAACCTGTGGTCGCACATGAGCGCCCTGGAAAACGTCATCGAAGCGCCGGTCCATGTACTGGGCGTGTCGAAGAAAGAGGCGCTGGAAAAGGCCGAGCACTACCTGGCGAAAGTTGGCGTGGCGCACCGCAAGGACGCCTATCCCGCGCACATGTCCGGTGGCGAGCAACAGCGCGTGGCGATTGCCCGTGCGCTGGCGGTCGAGCCGGAAGTGATGCTGTTCGACGAACCGACCTCGGCGCTCGACCCCGAACTGGTCGGCGAAGTGCTGAAGGTCATGCAGGACCTGGCCCAGGAAGGCCGCACCATGGTGGTGGTGACCCACGAGATGGGCTTCGCTCGCGAGGTCTCCAACCAGCTGGTGTTCCTGCACAAGGGACTGGTGGAAGAGACGGGCTGCCCGAGGGAAGTCCTCGCCAACCCGCAATCGGAACGCCTCAAGCAGTTCCTTTCCGGCAGCTTGAAGTAAGCTGTCTGTCATTCGCACCGTTGGGTGAACCTGCCGCATGACCGCACAACGCATCGGATTCCTGCTCTGGCCGCACACGCGGGCGCTGACCCTTGCGCTGGCCGAGGAGGCCCTGCGGGTCGCCCGCCGACTGCACCCCGAGGCGCTCTACGAGCCCGTGTTCATGAGTGCCGAGACGGTGGCCGAAGCCGATGGCTGGCGCCTGCCGGGGCAGGCCTGGAATGGCGTGCTGGAGCAATGCCAGCGCATCTTCCTGGTCGCCGACGAGATTCCACAGACGGTCTCTGCGCCGCTGGCCGCCGTGCTCAAGCAGCTGTC includes these proteins:
- a CDS encoding succinylglutamate desuccinylase/aspartoacylase family protein produces the protein MERIDHLLPWSSLGSERRLSVFRYGKGPRKVYIQSSLHADELPGMRTAWELKQRLADLESRGQLNCVVELVPVANPIGLGQTLQASHLGRFEFGSGKNFNRDFVELSALVAERVGEKLGADEAANVELIRQAMRDGLDALPPASSELQGMQRILLRHACDAEVVLDLHCDFDAAIHVYAIPQHWPRWKSLAARLKAGVALLAEDSGGSSFDESCSLPWLRLSQAFPQAAIPLACLATTVELGGVGDTRVDQAQDNCEAILGFLAEQGLIAGDWPAAPAECCEGMPFEGTEYLYAPHVGVVSFLRKAGEWVEKGDALFEVVDPLNDKVSTVRAGTSGVLFAIERGRYAQPGLWLAKVAGREPFRKGRLIND
- the acs gene encoding acetate--CoA ligase, with the protein product MTAASVYPVRPEVAATTLTDEATYKKLYQQSVVNPDGFWREQAQRIDWIKPFTKVKQTSFDDHHVDIKWFADGTLNLSYNCLDRHLAERGDQLAIIWEGDDPSEHKEITYRELHEQVCKFANALRGQDVHRGDVVTIYMPMIPEAVVAMLACARIGAIHSVVFGGFSPEALAGRIIDCRSKVVITADEGLRGGKKTPLKANVDDALTNPETNSVQKIIVCKRTGSNIKWNQHRDVWFEDLMKVAGSTCAPKEMGAEDPLFILYTSGSTGKPKGVLHTTGGYLVYASLTHERVFDYRPGEVFWCTADIGWVTGHTYVVYGPLANGATTVLFEGVPNYPDISRVAKIVDKHKVNILYTAPTAIRAMMAEGKAAVEGADGSSLRLLGSVGEPINPEAWQWYYETVGQSRCPIVDTWWQTETGACLMTPLPGAHGLKPGSAAKPFFGVVPALVDNLGNILEGATEGNLVILDSWPGQARTLYGDHDRYVDTYFKTFKGMYFTGDGARRDEDGYYWITGRVDDVLNVSGHRMGTAEIESALVAHPKVAEAAVVGVPHDIKGQGIYVYVTLNAGEETNEQLRQELRAWVRKEIGPIATPDVIQWAPGLPKTRSGKIMRRILRKIATAEYDTLGDISTLADPGVVQHLIDTHQAMRAA
- a CDS encoding ABC transporter substrate-binding protein, with product MKKFALLGALALSALSLVAHADDKPVRIGIEAGYPPFSFKTPDGKLAGFDVDIGNALCEEMKVKCTWVEQEFDGLIPALKVRKIDAILSSMTITDERKKSVDFTNKYYHTPARFVMKEGVTLNDPLVDLKGKKVGVLRASTHDRYATDVLAPAGIEVVRYNSQNEANMDLVSGRIDATMADSVNLDDGFLKTDAGKGYAFVGPEYNDPKYFGGGAGIAVRKGDTALAEKFNAAIAGIRANGKYKEVQDKYFKFDVYGEN
- the aotP gene encoding arginine/ornithine transport ATP-binding protein AotP, which gives rise to MYKLEIQDLHKRYGTHEVLKGVSMAAKAGDVISIIGSSGSGKSTFLRCINLLEQPHAGKILLNGEELKLVPNKDGALKAADAKQLQRMRSRLSMVFQHFNLWSHMSALENVIEAPVHVLGVSKKEALEKAEHYLAKVGVAHRKDAYPAHMSGGEQQRVAIARALAVEPEVMLFDEPTSALDPELVGEVLKVMQDLAQEGRTMVVVTHEMGFAREVSNQLVFLHKGLVEETGCPREVLANPQSERLKQFLSGSLK
- a CDS encoding ABC transporter permease, coding for MIFDFSVIWDSLPLYFSGLLVTLKLLAISLFFGLLAAVPLALMRCSKNPAVNLPAWLYTYVIRGTPMLVQLFLIYYGLAQFAVVRESFLWPWLSNATFCACAAFAINTSAYTAEILAGSIRATPHGEIEAAKAMGMSRLKMYRRILLPSALRRALPQYSNEVIMMLQTTSLASIVTLVDITGAARTVYSQYYLPFEAFITAGIFYLIMTFTLVRLFKLAERRWLAYLAPRKH
- a CDS encoding ABC transporter permease, producing MFNGYGATIVDGAWLTLQLSLLSMALAIALGLLGAAIRLSPVKWLAWCGDLYSTVIRGVPDLVLILLIFYGGQAAVNWVAPMVGYDDYIDLNPFASGVGTLGFIFGAYLSETFRGAFMAIPKGQGEAGFAYGMSGLQVFFRIQVPQMIRLAIPGFTNNWLVLVKATALISVVGLQDMMFKAKQASDATREPFTYFLAVAALYLVVTSVSLVLLRMLERRYSVGVKVAEL